TCAGCTTGGGGGAAATCGCCGATCTTCTGGATCTTGGCAACCAGAATTGCACAAATATGCGCAGGCAAGCCGAGGAAAAGAAAGCTCAGATTGCCGCACAGATCAAAGACCTGGAAGCGCTGCAAGCCGTTCTGGACAGACTCATCGATGCCTGCCACCAGGGTGATGCCAGGCATTGCCCCATAGCGGATGCGCTCAAAGGAAAACCCTGACCTGACTCCGCATCACCCCGTCATACGAATGGCAATCCACGTTGGGTTGTCGCTGGCAATGGATGCCATGCTCGTAATGTTCGAACCCGGCCGCAGAAAATCCGGCGCCAATTCCAAAGCAACCCCTGAGATGCCAATGACCACCGGATATCCAATAAGGGGGACTGTTGCGCTATTCTCTTCGGTTTAGATTCGATGGCCGCAGCAACAGTACCAGATCCGGTTCCGATGACTACCGGCGGCAGATCATCACCATCTGAATTCGTACTTTCAGGGCCATTCCCATTCTTATTTTCTGGCGTGAGACTCATAGCCCGCATTTGCTGTGGCATCCGTCAGCGCTGATACTTCGGTCTTGTCCGGATCATAAACCACGGTTGCCGTTTTGCTGGCATAGTCAGACTTGGCTTCGATGACTCCTGGTACTTTCTGCAGCGCCTTGCGTACCGTTATGGGACAAAATTTACAGGTCATGCCGGGGACATCCAACACCACGGTTTTCGGTTCTCCGGCAAAAACTGTCGTCAATGAAGCAATGAGCAGCAGGGACAGTGCCAGCCGCCATACCATCAAGTATCGATAACGCATAAAAACCTCCAGAAGCACGTGCCCGGCCTATTCGAA
This sequence is a window from Thiolapillus brandeum. Protein-coding genes within it:
- a CDS encoding MerR family transcriptional regulator; the encoded protein is MSTALTIGHLARQAGVNRETIRYYQRIGLLQEPAKPSTGFRVYPNEYIDRVRFIKRAQQLGFSLGEIADLLDLGNQNCTNMRRQAEEKKAQIAAQIKDLEALQAVLDRLIDACHQGDARHCPIADALKGKP
- the merP gene encoding mercury resistance system periplasmic binding protein MerP; this encodes MRYRYLMVWRLALSLLLIASLTTVFAGEPKTVVLDVPGMTCKFCPITVRKALQKVPGVIEAKSDYASKTATVVYDPDKTEVSALTDATANAGYESHARK